The proteins below come from a single Campylobacter concisus genomic window:
- a CDS encoding ABC transporter permease, whose product MTSLPKYLLFKYLRFDKTQPFITLSALLAFLGVSIGLMVLIVAMAIMNGFDKEFERKLFTMNYPITVQSAFKGSIDDDFVDELKARFSDLKFSPFISTQVIYRSANVLEGGLVYGVNFKDEKQINSVVNEALKDKELDGFEILVGSGITNEFRLRSNEKLTLIFTKADPAGFSLTPKMKRFDIGGSFTSGLIAYDKAFSYTSVDALRKILDYPKGVYDGIHIFSSKPFDDIKRVREGLPVGTVAIGWWEQNGNFFSALALEKRALFIVLMLIILVASLNIISSLLMTVMNRRQEIALLLALGASKSEIKRSFFYQGLVIGGGGIIFGLILGFLGLFLLGNFNIIDLPADVYGSSKLPLELSLIDFMLIIVGAIFIVAISSYYPAKKATEVNVLQTLRNE is encoded by the coding sequence ATGACAAGCTTACCAAAGTACCTACTTTTTAAATATTTAAGATTTGATAAAACTCAGCCGTTTATCACTCTAAGTGCCTTGCTTGCCTTTCTTGGCGTTAGCATTGGACTTATGGTTTTAATCGTTGCGATGGCGATTATGAATGGATTTGACAAAGAATTTGAGCGAAAACTTTTTACGATGAACTATCCAATAACCGTTCAAAGTGCCTTTAAAGGCTCCATTGATGATGACTTTGTTGATGAGCTAAAGGCTAGATTTAGTGATTTAAAATTTAGCCCATTTATAAGCACACAAGTCATTTACCGTTCGGCAAATGTACTTGAGGGCGGACTGGTTTATGGCGTAAATTTTAAAGATGAAAAACAGATAAACTCAGTCGTAAATGAAGCTTTAAAAGATAAAGAGCTAGATGGTTTTGAGATACTTGTGGGAAGTGGTATAACGAATGAGTTTAGGCTAAGAAGCAATGAGAAATTAACGCTTATCTTTACAAAGGCCGATCCAGCTGGCTTTTCGCTAACGCCAAAGATGAAGCGATTTGATATCGGTGGCTCATTTACATCTGGGCTAATCGCCTATGACAAGGCATTTTCATATACTTCAGTTGATGCTTTGAGGAAAATTTTAGACTATCCAAAAGGCGTTTATGATGGAATTCATATCTTTTCAAGTAAGCCATTTGATGATATAAAAAGAGTGCGTGAGGGGCTTCCAGTAGGCACGGTTGCTATTGGCTGGTGGGAGCAAAATGGCAACTTTTTCTCAGCACTCGCACTTGAAAAACGAGCACTTTTTATCGTTTTGATGCTTATTATCCTTGTGGCGTCGTTAAATATCATAAGCTCGCTACTAATGACAGTGATGAACCGCAGGCAAGAGATTGCCTTGCTTCTTGCGCTTGGTGCTAGTAAAAGTGAGATAAAAAGAAGCTTTTTCTATCAAGGGCTAGTAATAGGCGGAGGTGGCATTATATTTGGCTTGATACTTGGCTTTTTAGGGCTATTTTTACTTGGAAATTTCAACATCATAGACTTGCCGGCCGATGTTTATGGCTCAAGTAAACTTCCATTAGAACTTTCTTTGATTGACTTTATGCTTATAATTGTTGGAGCTATTTTTATCGTGGCTATATCGTCTTATTACCCAGCTAAAAAAGCCACAGAAGTAAATGTGCTTCAAACTTTAAGAAATGAGTAG
- a CDS encoding cation:proton antiporter has protein sequence MEQILEGFLLVVAISVALNVIFKKFQIPTIIGYIVTGTLISEFFNLKSNDEISHIAEFGIAFLMFTIGLEFSFKHLMGMKKEVFLNGGLQVCLSGFIMSVMLYYALHLKDETALIAGLALALSSTAIVLKTLNDSGDVSKIYGRKALGILLFQDIAVIPILLMIDMFSSQDASINELLLKTFTSAIILIVVLFLLGKYVINWIFYKVIQTNSQEVFIATILFMVVGSSTLAHFFGFSYSLGAFLAGMMMAETQYKHQIEVDLIPFRDLLLGLFFITVGMQINFAVVISNIWLVLGLVFSVMVIKAVVVFAILNIYLKRRVAAKTALSVCQIGEFALAVFGLMTTRNLLDIQTAQIFIAASVVSMFATPFILKKLDAIADLIEREIVVEPNETLKPQKIKNHIVVFGYERLGQEVVLRLKETKLLYLVLDNDISLVELGRSRGENVFLGNVLQSHTLENACLSDAAAVIITVNNEQRVELIAQKIKDYGVNTQTIIKINGEGNKDIFGELGKNFHLINEERVMAKTLVHEALQCKIDHDIRA, from the coding sequence ATGGAACAAATTTTAGAAGGTTTCTTGCTTGTTGTAGCGATCTCAGTCGCATTAAATGTCATTTTTAAAAAATTTCAGATACCAACCATTATCGGCTACATCGTAACAGGTACGCTTATATCAGAATTTTTCAACCTAAAAAGCAATGATGAAATTTCTCATATCGCGGAATTTGGTATCGCGTTTTTGATGTTTACCATTGGGCTTGAGTTTAGCTTTAAACACTTAATGGGCATGAAAAAAGAGGTCTTTTTAAATGGTGGCTTACAGGTTTGTTTAAGTGGCTTTATAATGAGTGTGATGCTTTATTATGCCCTTCACTTAAAAGACGAAACGGCACTTATTGCAGGTCTTGCGCTTGCACTCTCATCAACTGCGATCGTACTAAAGACACTAAACGATAGTGGCGATGTGAGTAAAATTTACGGCAGAAAAGCACTTGGGATTTTACTATTCCAAGATATTGCCGTCATTCCTATTTTGCTTATGATAGATATGTTTAGCTCGCAAGATGCTTCAATAAATGAGCTTTTACTAAAGACATTTACAAGTGCGATTATTCTTATCGTTGTGCTATTTTTACTTGGTAAATATGTCATCAACTGGATATTTTATAAAGTTATTCAAACAAATTCGCAAGAAGTTTTTATAGCTACGATTTTATTTATGGTCGTTGGCTCCAGTACTTTGGCTCACTTCTTTGGCTTCTCATACTCTTTGGGTGCATTTTTGGCCGGTATGATGATGGCTGAGACACAGTATAAACACCAAATCGAAGTTGATCTCATACCTTTTAGAGATCTGCTTCTTGGACTATTTTTTATAACCGTTGGTATGCAGATAAATTTTGCTGTAGTTATCTCAAACATCTGGCTTGTTCTTGGCCTAGTATTTAGTGTCATGGTGATAAAAGCAGTTGTTGTTTTTGCTATCTTAAACATCTACTTAAAGCGAAGAGTTGCTGCAAAAACTGCACTTAGTGTTTGTCAAATAGGCGAATTTGCACTAGCTGTTTTTGGACTAATGACTACTAGAAATTTACTTGATATACAAACTGCTCAAATTTTTATCGCAGCCTCAGTTGTATCGATGTTTGCTACGCCTTTTATACTTAAAAAACTAGATGCGATAGCAGACCTCATAGAACGTGAGATCGTTGTTGAACCAAATGAAACTCTAAAGCCGCAAAAAATCAAAAATCACATCGTAGTCTTTGGCTATGAGAGACTTGGACAAGAGGTCGTTTTAAGACTAAAAGAGACAAAGCTTTTGTACCTTGTGCTTGATAACGATATTAGTCTAGTTGAGCTTGGTAGGAGCCGCGGGGAAAATGTATTTTTAGGTAACGTTCTTCAAAGTCACACACTTGAAAATGCCTGCCTAAGCGATGCAGCTGCTGTTATTATAACTGTTAACAATGAGCAAAGAGTGGAGCTCATCGCGCAAAAGATAAAAGACTACGGCGTAAATACCCAAACTATAATAAAAATAAATGGTGAGGGTAATAAAGATATTTTTGGTGAGTTAGGTAAAAATTTCCACCTAATAAACGAAGAGCGTGTCATGGCAAAAACACTCGTACACGAGGCTCTTCAATGCAAAATCGATCATGATATAAGAGCGTAA
- a CDS encoding heat shock protein transcriptional repressor HspR — protein MQNYEEPLFLISVVAKVLSIHPQTLRQYEREGLIEPSRTDGKMRLYSQKDVDRVKTILNLTRELGVNLAGVDVILQLKEKIDDLESTIDELNKKLHEATSQTSTKRSLVKRKNSFDLVFYEGKR, from the coding sequence ATGCAAAATTATGAAGAACCACTTTTTTTAATAAGCGTTGTTGCAAAGGTTTTAAGCATACATCCACAAACTTTAAGACAATACGAAAGAGAGGGACTTATCGAGCCATCAAGAACAGATGGCAAGATGAGGCTCTACTCACAAAAAGACGTTGATCGCGTAAAAACTATACTAAATTTAACCCGCGAACTAGGTGTAAATTTAGCCGGCGTTGATGTGATACTTCAGTTGAAAGAAAAAATTGACGATTTAGAATCAACTATTGATGAGCTAAATAAAAAATTGCACGAAGCTACCAGTCAAACTAGCACAAAAAGATCGCTCGTAAAGAGAAAAAATAGCTTTGATCTTGTATTTTACGAAGGTAAAAGATAA
- a CDS encoding DnaJ C-terminal domain-containing protein: protein MSESLYETLGVSKGASSDEIKKAYRKLARKYHPDINKDPGAEDKFKEINAAYEILSDDKKRAQYDQYGDTMFGGQNFHDFASSSADMGDLNEILKNIFSGSFGGGGAKFSSGFGSNFGGFDGFSSGGFGFGGADLDVNAKISIPFDVAVTGGEHKINFNGESIKIKIPSGIEGGEKLRVKGKGKSAGGQKGDLILAISVEPSDEYERVGDDLYKDIEIPLKTMLFGGKVDVHTYKKDVTIKIAENSKTGTKIRLKGYGVQNRKSGIYGDLYLKARVKLPNISELDEGLVKELKEKLPE, encoded by the coding sequence ATGAGTGAAAGCTTGTATGAGACTTTAGGGGTTTCAAAGGGTGCCTCAAGCGACGAGATAAAAAAAGCTTATAGAAAACTTGCCAGAAAATATCACCCAGACATCAATAAAGACCCTGGAGCAGAAGATAAATTTAAAGAGATAAATGCTGCTTATGAAATTTTAAGCGACGATAAAAAACGAGCTCAATACGACCAGTACGGCGATACTATGTTTGGCGGTCAAAATTTCCACGACTTTGCTAGTAGTTCAGCCGATATGGGCGATCTAAATGAAATTTTAAAGAATATCTTCTCAGGTAGCTTTGGCGGCGGTGGAGCTAAATTTAGCAGCGGATTTGGTAGCAATTTTGGAGGATTTGACGGATTTAGTAGTGGTGGATTTGGCTTTGGCGGAGCTGATCTAGACGTAAATGCAAAAATTTCTATACCATTTGACGTGGCTGTAACTGGTGGCGAACATAAGATAAATTTTAATGGCGAAAGCATTAAGATAAAAATTCCAAGTGGCATAGAAGGCGGCGAGAAGCTTCGCGTAAAAGGCAAAGGTAAAAGCGCTGGTGGTCAAAAAGGCGATCTTATACTTGCTATTAGCGTTGAGCCAAGCGACGAATATGAAAGAGTCGGAGACGATCTTTATAAAGATATAGAAATTCCACTAAAAACTATGCTTTTTGGCGGAAAGGTCGATGTACATACTTACAAAAAAGATGTCACGATTAAGATCGCTGAGAACTCAAAAACAGGTACAAAGATCCGCCTAAAAGGATATGGTGTGCAAAATAGAAAGAGCGGAATTTATGGAGATCTTTACTTAAAAGCCAGGGTAAAACTTCCAAATATCAGTGAGCTTGATGAAGGCTTAGTAAAAGAGCTAAAAGAAAAATTACCGGAGTAA
- a CDS encoding Do family serine endopeptidase produces the protein MKKIVLISLVAASFLVGADIKFNEANSNITRVSPLSDKNSVLSYYDSIAQAKLSVVNISTTKTVNNAGIEQMFNDPFFNEFFGFNFAKPKEKEKTTSLGSGVIISNDGYIVTNNHVIEDSDQIVVTLANGGKEFKAKLIGSDPKTDLAVVKIEANGLNAITFADSSKLLDADVVFAIGNPFGVGESITQGIISGLNKDNIGLNQYENFIQTDASINPGNSGGALVDSRGYLVGINSAILSKSGGNNGIGFAIPSNMVKDIAKKLITDGKIERGFIGVTIANLTDEQKELYTNKEGALISGVEQGMPADEAGLKRGDLVISANDKAIKNANDLKNFIGSLTPNSSVDITYERSNKIMNAKIKLANADHNSKDIAKSIIIEGLSVSNLSDEIRYKYKISPDTQGVLVTDVKSGSKAEDFGFERGDVIVQVGEESIKDLQTFANTIKNTKGKKTLVWINRGGIIQGLVIK, from the coding sequence ATGAAAAAGATTGTGCTAATTTCATTAGTAGCAGCTTCTTTTTTAGTGGGGGCTGATATTAAATTTAATGAAGCTAACTCTAATATCACGAGAGTCTCGCCACTTAGCGATAAAAATAGTGTACTTTCTTATTATGACTCGATCGCTCAGGCAAAGCTTTCAGTTGTAAATATCTCAACTACAAAAACGGTAAATAACGCTGGTATTGAGCAGATGTTTAATGACCCTTTCTTCAATGAATTTTTTGGATTTAACTTTGCAAAACCAAAAGAAAAAGAAAAAACTACTTCACTTGGCTCTGGCGTTATTATCTCAAATGATGGATATATCGTTACAAACAACCACGTTATAGAAGATAGCGATCAAATAGTCGTGACTCTTGCAAATGGTGGTAAAGAATTTAAAGCCAAATTAATAGGAAGTGATCCAAAAACCGATCTAGCCGTCGTAAAGATAGAAGCAAACGGACTAAATGCGATCACTTTTGCAGACTCGTCAAAGCTACTTGATGCAGACGTCGTATTTGCAATAGGTAATCCATTTGGCGTTGGTGAAAGTATCACTCAAGGTATCATTTCAGGGCTAAATAAAGATAATATCGGCCTTAATCAATATGAAAATTTCATCCAAACAGACGCCTCGATAAATCCTGGCAACTCAGGCGGCGCTTTAGTTGATAGCAGGGGCTATTTAGTCGGAATAAACTCAGCCATACTTTCAAAAAGTGGTGGCAATAACGGTATTGGTTTTGCAATCCCATCAAATATGGTAAAAGATATCGCTAAAAAGCTGATAACTGATGGCAAGATCGAACGTGGCTTTATCGGCGTTACTATTGCAAATTTAACTGATGAGCAAAAAGAGCTTTACACAAATAAAGAAGGTGCTTTAATAAGTGGCGTAGAGCAAGGCATGCCAGCAGATGAGGCTGGGCTAAAAAGAGGCGATTTAGTCATATCAGCTAACGATAAAGCTATCAAAAACGCAAATGATCTTAAAAATTTCATTGGCTCACTAACTCCAAATAGCAGCGTTGATATAACTTACGAGCGATCAAATAAAATAATGAATGCAAAAATCAAGCTTGCAAACGCTGATCACAATTCAAAAGACATAGCAAAAAGCATTATCATCGAAGGACTTAGCGTCAGTAATCTAAGCGATGAGATAAGATATAAATACAAAATCAGCCCAGATACTCAAGGTGTGCTAGTAACTGATGTGAAATCAGGCTCAAAAGCTGAAGACTTTGGCTTTGAAAGAGGCGATGTGATCGTACAAGTTGGCGAAGAGAGCATAAAAGATCTTCAAACATTTGCAAATACAATCAAAAATACAAAAGGTAAAAAGACGCTAGTGTGGATAAATCGCGGTGGTATCATACAAGGCCTTGTTATAAAATAA
- a CDS encoding response regulator transcription factor yields the protein MTRILMIEDDMELAEILTEYLENYDIEVVTAEEPYIGLSTLNTSKFDLVILDLTLPGMDGLEVCKEIRKNHNIPIIISSARHDITDKVNALDNGADDYLPKPYDPQELLARIKSHLRRQSITPASEARNLNKDLVLKEFEREILFKGNVLNLTAAEYDILKYLLLKEGGAVTREELIYNCESINEDSSNKSIDVIIGRIRQKLNENPKEPKYIHAIRGIGYKLVL from the coding sequence ATGACTAGAATTTTAATGATAGAAGATGATATGGAGCTTGCTGAAATTTTAACTGAATATCTAGAAAACTATGATATTGAAGTAGTGACTGCTGAAGAGCCATATATCGGACTATCTACGCTAAATACAAGTAAATTTGACCTAGTTATACTAGATCTTACATTGCCTGGTATGGATGGATTAGAAGTTTGTAAAGAGATCAGGAAAAATCACAACATCCCTATAATCATATCAAGTGCAAGGCATGATATAACAGATAAGGTAAATGCTCTTGATAACGGAGCGGATGATTATTTACCAAAGCCATATGACCCACAAGAGCTTTTGGCTCGTATCAAAAGTCACCTAAGAAGGCAGAGTATCACCCCAGCAAGTGAGGCGAGAAATTTAAATAAAGACTTGGTTCTAAAAGAATTTGAACGTGAAATTTTATTTAAAGGAAACGTGCTAAATTTAACTGCCGCAGAATACGACATCTTAAAATATCTACTTTTAAAAGAGGGCGGAGCGGTTACTAGAGAGGAGCTTATCTATAACTGCGAGAGCATAAATGAAGATAGCTCAAACAAAAGTATAGATGTCATCATCGGCAGAATTCGCCAAAAACTAAATGAAAATCCAAAAGAGCCAAAATACATCCACGCGATCCGCGGTATCGGCTATAAATTGGTTCTTTGA
- a CDS encoding ArsS family sensor histidine kinase gives MPRSSIFITITFIFGLALVSIFLAFLWLMGFDKQNYTRELNNKYSNVARTNLFYMGGIINKTQYDRQLSNIDMPEIKDEKKKNEILKQATVLEEISSDLGSSAILLYDKHHYLRIEHLDELKLLMDKEFQPYRYEVIKAVFLVVAVILLGAYIFVIYKIKPLRKLKRQIVKFANGELDGVQNVGNGKDEISEVSEAFYEAVCQIKALNDSRHLFLRNIMHELKTPITKGLIAAQMIEKSKNQERLISVFHKLENLINELAAIEQITSKIGLSNKTPCFMRDLIDEAIDIAMVEKECVGVSELDEVRVLVDFKLFSVAIKNMIDNGIKYSTDKHVNIVVSKDHMKFITQGEKLKNDLDFYVQPFIKGEDTQKSFGLGLYIVSNILDAHGLKFRYEYKNGMNVFVFENLQDIIVT, from the coding sequence ATGCCAAGATCGTCTATTTTTATAACCATAACTTTTATCTTTGGACTCGCGCTCGTTTCGATATTTCTAGCTTTTTTGTGGCTCATGGGCTTTGATAAGCAAAACTATACAAGAGAGCTAAATAACAAATACTCAAACGTCGCTAGGACAAATTTGTTTTATATGGGTGGCATCATAAATAAAACTCAGTACGACCGCCAGCTTTCAAATATCGATATGCCAGAGATCAAAGACGAGAAGAAAAAAAATGAAATTTTAAAACAAGCGACCGTTTTAGAAGAAATTTCAAGCGATCTAGGCTCAAGTGCTATCTTGCTTTATGATAAGCACCATTACTTAAGGATTGAGCATTTAGACGAGCTAAAACTTTTAATGGATAAGGAATTTCAGCCTTACAGATACGAGGTGATAAAGGCTGTTTTTCTGGTGGTTGCGGTCATTTTGCTAGGTGCTTACATTTTTGTCATATATAAGATAAAGCCGCTTAGAAAGCTAAAGCGTCAGATCGTAAAATTTGCAAATGGTGAGCTTGATGGTGTGCAAAATGTTGGTAACGGCAAGGATGAAATTTCTGAAGTTTCTGAAGCATTTTATGAGGCGGTTTGTCAGATCAAGGCACTTAATGACTCAAGGCATCTTTTTTTAAGAAATATCATGCACGAGCTAAAAACTCCTATCACAAAGGGGCTAATAGCCGCTCAAATGATAGAAAAAAGCAAAAATCAAGAGAGGCTGATCTCTGTCTTTCACAAGCTTGAAAACCTAATAAACGAACTTGCAGCGATCGAGCAAATAACATCAAAAATAGGACTTAGCAATAAAACGCCATGTTTTATGAGGGATCTCATCGATGAGGCAATTGATATAGCCATGGTTGAAAAAGAGTGTGTTGGTGTCAGTGAGCTTGATGAGGTTAGGGTGCTTGTTGATTTCAAGTTATTTTCGGTCGCTATAAAAAATATGATAGATAATGGCATAAAATATTCAACTGATAAGCACGTAAATATCGTTGTTAGCAAGGATCATATGAAATTTATAACTCAAGGCGAGAAGCTAAAAAATGATCTTGACTTTTATGTCCAGCCATTTATCAAAGGAGAGGATACGCAAAAGAGTTTTGGACTAGGTTTATATATAGTTAGCAATATACTTGATGCTCATGGACTCAAATTTAGATACGAATACAAAAACGGAATGAATGTCTTTGTTTTTGAAAATTTACAAGATATAATAGTGACTTAA
- a CDS encoding potassium/proton antiporter, translated as MENLLLFFAVLLITSILLSKISDKFGIPSLIVFLGVGMLAGSDGLLGVNFDDQVIAQNVGMLALIFILYAGGLDTDFAAIKPIFGRGLALATLGVFLTALAIAPVAKYLLDFTWAEAFLLGSIISSTDAAAVFAILRAKKISLKNRIAPLLELESGSNDPMAIFLTMTIIQMISLNSTPSASEWAITLVKQFGIGIAMGYLFGVALPAIFNRLRLKSWGLYPVFSIAWILLLYTLCFKVGGNGYLAVYIAGIFINKKEFSHKKNLVGFHDGIAWTMQIVVFLTLGLLVNPSELPATALMALVLALWLMFFARPLGVFASLVFSKFKINEQIFISWVGLRGVVPVVLATYVYVDGIRDADMIFNIIFFMVLISILIQGMSLGFAADKFKVKESEQEDVKPVENSPILSYTLRQHTIHYGSKLIGKDLAQLELPTEFLIILIKRKNEYQKPTGSTIFEENDLLLIQCENQVLYQDTIKYLTY; from the coding sequence TTGGAGAATTTACTACTATTTTTTGCAGTTTTGCTTATAACTAGCATTCTTTTAAGTAAGATCTCTGATAAATTTGGAATTCCATCTTTAATAGTATTTTTAGGTGTCGGTATGCTGGCTGGCTCAGACGGCTTGCTGGGCGTAAATTTTGACGACCAAGTAATCGCTCAAAATGTCGGCATGCTGGCACTCATATTTATACTTTATGCTGGTGGGCTAGACACTGATTTTGCAGCGATTAAACCGATCTTTGGTAGAGGTTTGGCTCTTGCTACACTAGGTGTTTTTTTAACTGCACTAGCTATCGCTCCAGTAGCAAAATATCTGCTTGATTTTACTTGGGCAGAGGCGTTTTTGCTAGGTTCTATCATCTCTTCGACAGATGCAGCAGCAGTATTTGCCATACTAAGAGCTAAGAAAATTTCACTTAAAAATAGAATTGCGCCATTGCTTGAGTTAGAATCTGGCTCAAACGATCCAATGGCGATATTTTTAACCATGACTATTATTCAAATGATCTCGCTAAATAGCACTCCAAGTGCGTCAGAGTGGGCGATTACACTGGTTAAGCAGTTTGGTATAGGTATCGCTATGGGCTATTTATTTGGCGTTGCTTTGCCAGCCATCTTTAATAGACTTCGCCTAAAAAGCTGGGGCCTTTATCCAGTTTTTTCTATCGCTTGGATATTGCTTTTATACACACTTTGCTTTAAGGTTGGCGGCAATGGCTACCTGGCTGTTTACATAGCTGGAATTTTTATAAACAAAAAAGAGTTTTCTCATAAGAAAAATTTAGTTGGTTTTCATGACGGTATCGCTTGGACGATGCAGATAGTTGTCTTTTTGACTCTTGGCCTTTTGGTAAATCCTTCCGAGCTTCCGGCAACGGCACTAATGGCGCTTGTTTTGGCCTTATGGCTTATGTTTTTTGCAAGGCCACTTGGTGTTTTTGCATCGCTTGTATTTTCAAAATTTAAGATAAATGAGCAAATTTTTATCTCATGGGTTGGACTAAGAGGCGTTGTGCCAGTCGTGCTAGCTACCTATGTTTATGTAGATGGCATACGTGATGCGGATATGATTTTTAACATTATATTTTTTATGGTTTTGATTTCTATTTTGATACAGGGCATGTCGCTTGGCTTTGCGGCTGATAAATTTAAGGTCAAAGAGAGCGAGCAAGAGGATGTTAAGCCAGTAGAAAACTCGCCGATCTTAAGCTACACGCTTCGTCAGCATACCATCCACTATGGCTCAAAACTAATTGGCAAAGATTTGGCTCAGCTTGAGCTTCCAACTGAGTTTTTAATAATCCTAATAAAGCGTAAAAATGAGTATCAAAAGCCAACTGGCTCAACAATCTTTGAAGAAAATGACTTGCTACTGATACAATGCGAAAATCAAGTACTTTATCAAGATACGATTAAGTATTTAACGTATTAA
- a CDS encoding transformation system protein produces MLDSIILAVLVYFATFLFMFFLLAFFAFWYISVPLLVIFFVIKFIRQAKECERICGKLE; encoded by the coding sequence ATGCTTGATAGTATCATCCTTGCGGTCTTGGTATATTTTGCAACATTCTTATTTATGTTTTTTCTGCTTGCCTTTTTTGCCTTTTGGTATATAAGCGTGCCGCTACTTGTCATCTTTTTCGTTATAAAATTTATAAGGCAAGCAAAAGAGTGCGAGAGGATATGTGGCAAGCTTGAGTAA
- a CDS encoding O-acetylhomoserine aminocarboxypropyltransferase/cysteine synthase family protein → MRQETAAIHVGYDTNEGFGTMAVPIFQSTAYDFGSAETAAARFDLKDGGYIYTRLSNPTTDIFEKRVAALEGGAAAIATASGQSALFYSIINLAQAGDNIIIAKKIYGGTTVLFTHTLKRFGIEARVFDSDTADDLESLIDEKTRAIFFETLSNPQISIPNIEKIVEISNKYGIISITDNTVPTPIIFQPLRHGVDVCVHSASKYMSGQGLSLAGVVVSANHLNEKLKGNKRYEHFNVPDASYHDIVYADMTDRFDIYTLRMRLAIVRDIGAVISPFNSWQLIQGLETLAVRVERHSQNALKVAKFLNSHKHIKSVAYPGLADNVDHAKAQKYFKDGMANGLFCFETDSFERAKKMLERVKLFKIVVNIGDTKSLITHPASTTHQQLSSEELIKAGITKELIRVSIGLENAEDLIADLAQALE, encoded by the coding sequence ATGAGGCAAGAAACCGCTGCGATCCACGTAGGCTACGACACAAACGAAGGCTTTGGCACGATGGCTGTGCCTATTTTTCAAAGCACAGCTTATGACTTTGGAAGTGCCGAGACAGCAGCTGCTAGGTTTGATCTAAAAGATGGCGGCTACATCTACACAAGACTTAGCAACCCAACGACAGATATCTTTGAAAAAAGGGTCGCTGCACTTGAGGGCGGAGCCGCTGCGATAGCGACTGCAAGCGGTCAGTCAGCTTTGTTTTACAGCATCATAAATTTAGCCCAAGCAGGCGATAATATCATCATCGCTAAGAAAATTTATGGTGGCACGACAGTACTTTTTACGCATACGCTAAAAAGATTTGGCATAGAGGCTAGAGTCTTTGACAGCGACACTGCTGATGATCTGGAGAGTTTGATAGACGAAAAAACTAGGGCTATATTTTTTGAAACGCTTTCAAATCCGCAAATTTCTATCCCAAATATCGAAAAAATCGTAGAAATTTCAAACAAATATGGCATCATCAGCATCACTGATAACACTGTGCCAACACCTATCATCTTTCAGCCACTTCGCCACGGCGTCGATGTTTGTGTGCATAGCGCTAGCAAATATATGAGCGGTCAGGGCCTTAGCCTAGCAGGTGTCGTTGTAAGCGCAAATCACCTAAACGAGAAGCTAAAAGGCAACAAGAGATATGAGCACTTTAACGTGCCAGACGCGAGCTATCACGACATCGTCTATGCTGATATGACGGATCGTTTTGACATCTATACGCTAAGAATGAGGCTTGCTATCGTGCGCGATATCGGTGCTGTGATCTCTCCGTTTAACTCTTGGCAACTCATACAAGGGCTTGAAACGCTTGCTGTTAGAGTTGAGAGGCACTCACAAAATGCCCTAAAAGTGGCTAAATTTCTAAACTCTCACAAACATATAAAAAGTGTGGCATACCCAGGGCTTGCCGACAACGTAGATCACGCAAAGGCGCAAAAATACTTTAAAGACGGCATGGCAAATGGGCTATTTTGCTTTGAGACTGATAGCTTCGAGCGTGCAAAAAAGATGCTAGAGCGCGTAAAACTCTTTAAGATCGTGGTAAATATCGGCGATACAAAGTCGCTCATCACACACCCAGCATCGACTACGCACCAGCAGCTAAGTAGCGAAGAGCTTATAAAAGCTGGCATCACAAAAGAGCTGATAAGAGTTAGCATAGGTCTTGAAAATGCTGAGGATCTGATCGCTGATCTGGCTCAAGCCTTAGAATAA